Proteins from a single region of Ziziphus jujuba cultivar Dongzao chromosome 1, ASM3175591v1:
- the LOC132799089 gene encoding pleiotropic drug resistance protein 1-like — protein MEGGDLYRAASSIQRSGSSSLWMNSASEVFTRSTREEDDEEALKWAALEKLPTYNRLRKGILTSSSGKPNEVEISKLGFEERRNLMERLIKVAEEDNEKFLLKLKNRIDKVGLDIPTIEVRYENINIDAEAYVGSRALPSFFNFAFNIVESILNTLHIAPSKKKHISILHDVNGVIKPSRLALLLGPPSSGKTTFLLALAGKLDKELKLSGKVTYNGHGMNEFVPQRTAAYISQHDVHIGEMTVRETLAFSARCQGVGMRYEMLSELSRREKAAKIKPDPDVDIYMKAAATAGQETSVVTDYILKVLGLEVCADTMVGDEMIRGISGGQRKRVTTGEMLVGPAKALFMDEISTGLDSSTTYQIVNSLKQFVHIFQGTAVISLLQPAPETYNLFDDVILLSDGQIVYQGPREDVLDFFESMGFKCPERKGVADFLQEVTSRKDQEQYWMKKEDPYRFVTVKEFTEAFKSFHVGKKLGAELTTPFDKSKNHPAALTTKTNGVNKHELLKACFSREYLLMKRNSFVYIFKLLQLAIMALVTMTIFFRTKMHRDSVEDGGIYAGALFFGVVMALFNGMSELSMTIAKLPVFYKQRDLHFYPAWAYALPSWILKIPISFLEVAVWVFLTYYVIGFDPNVGRLFKQYVVLFFVNQMASALFRLIAGLGRNMIVANTFGAFALLVLFVLGGFVLSKDNIKKWWIWGFWCSPMMYGQNAVIVNEFLGDKWKHVLPKAAEPLGIQVLRSRGFFRHAYWYWIGVGALIGYVLLFNILFIFSLSFLNEFGKSYSVKPEDESNDKDKNSRPSSKPGETQSEKRGMILPFEPHSISFDDVVYSVDMPQEMKSQGITEDRLVLLKGVSGTFRPGVLTALMGVSGAGKTTLMDVLAGRKTGGHIDGDIRISGYPKKQATFARISGYCEQNDIHSPHVTVYESLLYSAWLRLPSEVNFDTRKMFIEEVMELVELTPLRDALVGLPGVDGLSTEQRKRLTIAVELVANPSIIFMDEPTSGLDARAAAIVMRTVRNTVNTGRTVVCTIHQPSIDIFEAFDELFLMKRGGQEIYAGPLGHHSSQLIKYFEAVEGVSKIKEGYNPATWMLEVSTIAQEIALGIDFPTIYKNSELYRRNKQLIKELSTPAPGSKDLHFPTKFSQPFTTQCIACFWKQRLSYWRNPPYTAVRFFFTAFIALMFGTVFWDLGSKTGSRQDLMNAMGSMYAAVFFLGIQNASSVQPVVAIERTVFYREKAAGMYSDFPYAFAQVLIELPYIFAQAVVYGVIVYAMMGFNWTVAKFFWYLFFLYFTLLYFTFYGMMTVAVTPNYHIASIVSSAFYGLWNLFSGFVVPRTRIPIWWRWYYWACPVAWTLYGLVASQFGDIEENLDTGESVEQFLRRYFGFRHDFLGVTAGVIVAFAVLFAFVFAFSIKAFNFQKR, from the exons ATGGAGGGTGGTGATCTTTATAGAGCCGCAAGTTCGATTCAAAGAAGTGGTTCTTCATCCTTATGGATGAACAGTGCTTCTGAAGTTTTCACCAGGTCAACacgagaagaagatgatgaagaagctCTTAAATGGGCTGCTTTGGAGAAACTTCCTACTTATAACCGTTTGAGAAAAGGAATACTCACTTCATCGAGTGGCAAACCAAATGAGGTTGAAATTTCTAAACTTGGATTTGAAGAAAGGAGGAATTTGATGGAGAGGTTGATTAAAGTTGCTGAGGAAGATAATGAGAAATTCTTGCTCAAGCTCAAGAATCGTATTGACAA AGTTGGGTTGGATATTCCTACCATTGAAGTTCGATATGAGAATATCAATATAGATGCAGAAGCTTATGTAGGAAGCAGAGCTTTGCCTAGCTTCTTTAACTTCGCCTTCAACATAGTTGAG AGTATCTTGAACACTCTACATATTGCTCCAAGTAAAAAGAAACACATCTCTATCCTTCATGATGTTAATGGAGTCATAAAGCCAAGCAG GTTGGCATTGCTATTGGGTCCTCCAAGTTCTGGTAAGACCACATTCTTATTGGCTTTGGCTGGAAAGCTTGACAAAGAATTAAAG CTTTCTGGAAAGGTGACTTATAATGGGCATGGCATGAACGAGTTTGTCCCGCAGAGAACTGCTGCATACATCAGTCAACATGATGTCCACATTGGAGAAATGACTGTTAGGGAAACATTGGCTTTTTCTGCAAGATGCCAAGGAGTTGGAATGCGATATG AAATGCTGTCAGAGTTGTCAAGGAGAGAAAAAGCAGCTAAAATCAAGCCCGATCCAGATGTTGACATCTACATGAAG GCAGCAGCAACAGCAGGCCAGGAAACTAGTGTAGTGACTGATTATATTCTAAAG GTTCTGGGATTGGAAGTCTGTGCTGATACCATGGTTGGGGATGAAATGATAAGGGGTATCTCTGGAGGACAGAGGAAGCGTGTTACAACAG GTGAGATGCTTGTTGGACCAGCAAAGGCGCTGTTCATGGATGAAATATCAACTGGTTTGGACAGCTCAACGACTTACCAAATCGTGAATTCACTCAAGCAATTTGTTCATATTTTTCAAGGAACTGCTGTCATCTCACTGCTTCAGCCTGCACCAGAGACTTATAACCTTTTTGATGATGTGATTCTCCTTTCTGATGGTCAAATTGTGTACCAGGGTCCCCGTGAAGACGTTCTCGATTTTTTTGAGTCCATGGGTTTTAAATGTCCTGAGAGGAAAGGTGTTGCTGATTTTCTCCAAGAG GTAACATCAAGGAAAGATCAAGAACAGTATTGGATGAAGAAAGAGGATCCTTACAGGTTTGTCACTGTAAAGGAATTTACTGAGGCTTTCAAATCATTCCATGTTGGAAAGAAACTAGGAGCTGAGCTTACAACTCCATTTGACAAGAGCAAGAACCACCCAGCTGCTTTGACAACCAAAACGAATGGCGTAAATAAGCATGAGCTGCTAAAAGCTTGTTTCTCGAGAGAATATTTGCTTATGAAGAGGAACTCATTTGTTTACATTTTCAAGCTTTTACAA CTTGCGATAATGGCACTGGTTACTATGACAATCTTCTTTAGAACCAAGATGCATCGCGATTCTGTTGAGGATGGAGGAATTTATGCAGGTGCTTTATTCTTTGGTGTGGTTATGGCATTGTTTAATGGAATGTCAGAGCTTTCCATGACAATTGCCAAGCTTCCAGTCTTTTACAAGCAGAGAGACCTCCACTTCTACCCTGCATGGGCATATGCTCTTCCATCGTGGATTCTCAAGATCCCTATCTCATTTCTAGAGGTCGCAGTTTGGGTGTTCCTTACCTACTATGTAATTGGATTTGATCCAAATGTTGGAAG GTTGTTTAAGCAATATGTTGTGCTATTCTTTGTAAACCAAATGGCCTCTGCATTATTCCGGTTGATTGCAGGGCTGGGTAGGAACATGATTGTTGCTAACACGTTTGGTGCTTTTGCATTGCTGGTACTTTTCGTTTTGGGTGGTTTTGTGCTGTCTAAAG ATAATATTAAGAAATGGTGGATCTGGGGCTTCTGGTGTTCTCCTATGATGTATGGCCAGAATGCAGTAATAGTTAACGAGTTTCTAGGGGACAAGTGGAAACAT GTCCTACCGAAGGCTGCAGAACCTTTGGGAATTCAAGTTTTGAGAAGTCGCGGGTTCTTTAGGCATGCATATTGGTATTGGATTGGTGTGGGAGCATTGATTGGATATGTGCTTCTTTTCAacattttgttcattttttctcTCAGTTTCCTCAACG AATTTGGGAAGTCTTATTCTGTCAAACCGGAGGATGAGAGCAATGATAAAGACAAAAACTCAAGACCATCCTCCAAGCCTGGAGAGACTCAAAGTGAGAAAAGAGGAATGATTCTTCCATTTGAACCACATTCTATCTCCTTTGATGATGTTGTATATTCTGTAGATATGCCTCAG GAAATGAAGAGTCAAGGCATTACTGAGGACAGATTGGTTCTCCTGAAAGGTGTCAGTGGCACTTTCAGGCCAGGTGTTTTAACAGCTCTAATGGGAGTTAGTGGTGCTGGTAAAACAACTTTGATGGATGTCCTGGCTGGTAGGAAAACTGGTGGACATATTGACGGGGACATCAGAATTTCTGGATACCCTAAGAAGCAAGCAACATTTGCTCGAATTTCAGGATATTGTGAGCAAAATGACATCCACTCACCTCATGTTACTGTCTATGAGTCTTTGCTCTACTCAGCATGGCTTCGTTTACCATCTGAAGTCAATTTTGACACCAGAAAG ATGTTCATCGAGGAAGTGATGGAGCTAGTGGAACTCACCCCTTTGAGAGACGCACTGGTTGGATTGCCTGGTGTTGATGGTCTCTCAACTGAGCAGCGGAAAAGGTTAACAATTGCAGTTGAGTTAGTGGCTAATCCTTCTATAATATTCATGGATGAGCCAACTTCAGGATTAGATGCAAGAGCTGCTGCAATTGTCATGAGAACAGTTAGGAACACAGTGAATACTGGAAGAACAGTTGTTTGTACCATCCATCAGCCAAGTATTGACATATTTGAAGCCTTTGATGAG CTATTCCTAATGAAGCGAGGAGGACAAGAAATATATGCTGGGCCTTTGGGTCACCATTCTTCCCAACTAATCAAGTATTTTGAG GCAGTTGAAGGCGTCAGCAAAATAAAAGAGGGTTATAATCCAGCAACTTGGATGTTGGAAGTTTCTACTATAGCACAAGAAATTGCTCTAGGAATTGACTTTCCTACCATATACAAAAATTCAGAACTATACAG GAGAAACAAGCAACTCATTAAAGAACTTAGCACTCCTGCTCCTGGTTCAAAGGACCTCCATTTTCCCACAAAATTCTCACAACCATTTACAACACAATGTATAGCTTGCTTTTGGAAACAACGTTTGTCTTACTGGCGCAACCCGCCTTATACTGCTGTGAGATTTTTCTTCACCGCTTTCATAGCGCTGATGTTTGGGACCGTGTTCTGGGATCTCGGCTCCAAAAC GGGAAGCCGACAAGATCTGATGAATGCAATGGGATCTATGTATGCTGCTGTTTTCTTCCTTGGTATCCAAAATGCTTCATCAGTGCAACCAGTAGTTGCCATTGAAAGAACTGTCTTCTACAGAGAAAAAGCTGCTGGAATGTATTCAGATTTCCCATATGCATTTGCACAG GTGCTCATTGAACTTCCATATATCTTTGCACAAGCTGTAGTCTATGGTGTGATAGTGTATGCAATGATGGGATTCAATTGGACGGTGGCCAAATTCTTTTGGTATCTTTTCTTCTTGTACTTCACATTGTTGTACTTCACCTTCTATGGCATGATGACTGTGGCCGTGACACCAAACTACCACATTGCCTCCATTGTTTCTTCTGCATTTTATGGATTATGGAATCTCTTCTCGGGATTTGTAGTCCCACGGACG AGGATCCCAATATGGTGGAGATGGTACTATTGGGCATGTCCGGTAGCATGGACATTGTACGGATTGGTTGCATCACAGTTTGGAGATATTGAGGAAAACCTTGACACAGGTGAATCAGTGGAACAATTTCTGAGAAGATATTTCGGCTTCAGACATGACTTTCTGGGAGTCACTGCAGGAGTTATTGTTGCTTTTGCAGTGCTCTTTGCTTTCGTCTTTGCCTTCTCTATCAAGGCATTTAATTTCCAAAAGCGATAG